The following coding sequences lie in one Spartobacteria bacterium genomic window:
- the thrC gene encoding threonine synthase, which produces MTNISGYQCIRCGSTMGSGFTGYLCPNCDGRIELLYNGSQAAEQLLADLSGPMKNRLDIFRYRAFLPLESLELTPRLRVGMTPLYPSARLGAQYGTEHLFFKDESGNPSASFKDRASAVVMAKARECGVKVVAGASTGNAGSSMACMSANTGLPCVVFVPASAPVAKLTQLIIFGARVIAVKGSYDDAYDLCYEVTERTGWLNRNTGYNPITREGKKTCGFELWEQCDRNVPDWVVVPCGDGNILGGIYKGFKDLHTAGLIGRIPRLLCAQSENSAAISRTVDRIAQEEQPIDWKKVKIEVVAATTIADSISVDIPRDGLAAVRAVIETDGIAVTVPDEMILLAQNELAAKEGLFVEPAAATAWACARSALMRGLIDKNESVVCILTGSGLKDVDTARRSIGSPIQIEPDIDAAMQIL; this is translated from the coding sequence ATGACGAATATTAGCGGTTATCAGTGCATACGATGTGGATCCACCATGGGATCAGGTTTCACGGGCTACCTCTGCCCTAACTGTGACGGTCGCATAGAACTGCTATATAACGGAAGTCAGGCCGCCGAACAATTATTGGCTGATTTGAGCGGCCCCATGAAAAATCGATTGGATATTTTCCGCTATCGAGCCTTTTTACCCCTTGAAAGCTTGGAGTTGACACCGCGTCTACGGGTAGGAATGACTCCATTATATCCTTCCGCGCGGCTAGGTGCTCAATATGGAACCGAACACCTCTTCTTCAAGGATGAATCGGGCAACCCCAGCGCATCATTCAAGGATCGCGCCAGTGCCGTAGTGATGGCAAAAGCGCGTGAGTGCGGCGTAAAAGTAGTCGCTGGTGCCAGCACCGGCAATGCGGGAAGCTCTATGGCCTGCATGTCTGCCAATACTGGTTTGCCCTGTGTTGTTTTTGTTCCTGCCAGTGCTCCGGTGGCAAAATTAACCCAACTGATAATTTTCGGTGCGCGTGTCATTGCAGTGAAAGGCAGCTACGACGATGCCTATGACTTATGCTACGAGGTCACGGAACGCACGGGCTGGCTCAATCGCAACACCGGATATAACCCCATCACGCGGGAAGGCAAAAAAACATGTGGTTTTGAATTATGGGAACAATGCGACCGTAATGTACCCGACTGGGTTGTTGTACCCTGTGGTGATGGAAATATTTTGGGCGGCATTTACAAAGGATTCAAAGATTTGCATACTGCCGGCCTGATCGGACGCATTCCGCGACTGCTCTGTGCGCAATCTGAAAACAGTGCCGCCATTTCCCGTACCGTCGACCGAATTGCGCAAGAAGAACAGCCTATTGACTGGAAAAAGGTTAAAATCGAAGTAGTTGCGGCCACCACCATTGCCGACTCCATTTCCGTTGATATTCCGCGTGACGGGCTGGCAGCGGTACGAGCCGTTATAGAAACAGACGGCATCGCAGTTACCGTGCCCGATGAAATGATCCTTCTGGCCCAGAATGAACTAGCCGCCAAAGAAGGATTATTTGTTGAACCCGCCGCCGCCACCGCATGGGCCTGCGCCCGAAGCGCATTGATGCGCGGCCTCATCGACAAAAACGAATCAGTGGTATGCATACTCACCGGAAGCGGCCTAAAAGATGTCGATACAGCCCGCCGCTCCATTGGCTCCCCCATTCAAATCGAGCCCGACATAGACGCCGCAATGCAGATTCTGTAA
- the ygeW gene encoding knotted carbamoyltransferase YgeW has product MMDFNKLLAEIKDKQSNLFGNDFLLTWDKSVDELQQIVHVAEGLKMLRDNNISSKCFESGLAISQFRDNSTRTRFSFASACNLLGLEVQDLDEAKSQIAHGETVRETSVMISFLSEVVGIRDDMYLGAGHAYMKEVGTSLSYGYEHKILPQRPAIVNLQCDIDHPTQCMADLAWLKEYYGSWDALRGKKVAMTWAYSPSYGKPLSVPQGIIGLMTRFGMDVTLAHPEGYDLIPEVVETARMNAHVAGSTLTKVSSMEEAFDGADIVYPKSWAPYHVMEKRTQLLRSQDMDGLKTLEKSCLTENAKHMNWECNADMMKRTKDGAALYMHCLPADISGESCTHGEVAREVFDNYRTATYKEAGYKPYIIAAMILCSRFKDPAALLDHLKSRNLKNRIM; this is encoded by the coding sequence ATGATGGATTTCAATAAACTCCTTGCTGAAATTAAAGACAAGCAAAGTAATCTTTTTGGGAACGATTTTCTTTTAACATGGGATAAATCAGTAGACGAACTGCAGCAGATAGTTCATGTGGCGGAAGGACTGAAGATGCTGCGCGATAATAACATATCGTCAAAATGTTTTGAATCTGGATTGGCTATTTCTCAATTCCGTGACAACTCAACACGGACGCGGTTTTCCTTTGCCTCCGCATGCAATCTGCTGGGGTTGGAGGTTCAGGATCTGGATGAAGCGAAGTCGCAGATTGCCCACGGGGAGACCGTGCGTGAAACATCTGTCATGATCTCTTTTCTCTCCGAGGTGGTGGGTATCCGTGATGATATGTATCTAGGTGCGGGTCATGCTTATATGAAAGAGGTCGGAACTTCGCTTTCCTACGGATATGAACATAAAATATTGCCACAGCGCCCTGCTATCGTAAATTTGCAGTGCGATATTGATCATCCGACCCAGTGTATGGCCGATCTTGCTTGGCTGAAAGAATATTATGGATCATGGGACGCATTGCGCGGTAAGAAGGTGGCCATGACCTGGGCTTATTCTCCCAGTTACGGGAAGCCGCTATCTGTGCCTCAGGGTATCATCGGATTGATGACGCGTTTTGGTATGGACGTCACGCTGGCGCATCCTGAAGGGTATGACCTCATTCCTGAAGTGGTGGAAACCGCTCGCATGAACGCGCACGTGGCCGGCAGTACACTGACAAAAGTATCCAGCATGGAAGAAGCTTTTGATGGTGCCGATATTGTTTATCCTAAATCTTGGGCACCCTATCATGTCATGGAAAAACGCACGCAGCTGCTGCGCAGTCAGGATATGGATGGCCTAAAAACCTTAGAAAAATCCTGCCTCACCGAAAATGCTAAGCACATGAACTGGGAGTGTAATGCCGATATGATGAAGCGAACCAAGGACGGTGCGGCACTCTACATGCATTGCCTGCCAGCCGATATCAGCGGAGAATCGTGTACGCACGGCGAAGTCGCTCGCGAGGTTTTTGATAATTACCGCACCGCTACCTACAAGGAAGCCGGTTATAAGCCTTATATTATCGCGGCTATGATCTTGTGCAGCCGCTTTAAAGATCCTGCAGCACTGCTTGATCATCTTAAAAGCCGCAATCTTAAAAATCGCATCATGTGA
- a CDS encoding CYTH domain-containing protein: MGVEIERKFLVADRNITRSLIGNEIHQGYMFVDEGLVRIRTWNDDAFITLKGKGMRKRLEFEYAIPHADALIMLRTFCSSRIIYKHRYLLDHQHHVWEIDVFHDENEGLFMAEIELDSETETFALPPWLGQEVTEDPRYYNSNLIKNPFTRWGEDEPLSRQ; this comes from the coding sequence ATGGGCGTAGAAATTGAGCGAAAATTTCTTGTTGCCGATCGCAATATCACCCGTTCTCTGATCGGCAATGAGATCCACCAGGGCTACATGTTCGTGGATGAAGGACTTGTGCGTATTCGGACGTGGAATGATGACGCATTTATTACGCTCAAAGGCAAAGGAATGCGCAAACGTTTGGAGTTTGAGTATGCCATCCCGCATGCCGATGCACTGATCATGTTGCGCACGTTCTGTAGCAGTCGTATCATTTACAAACATCGTTATCTGCTGGATCATCAGCATCACGTCTGGGAAATCGATGTATTCCATGATGAAAACGAAGGACTCTTTATGGCCGAAATCGAACTGGATTCGGAAACAGAGACTTTCGCCTTGCCGCCCTGGCTTGGTCAGGAAGTGACCGAAGACCCCCGGTATTATAACTCCAACCTCATCAAAAACCCATTCACTCGCTGGGGCGAGGATGAACCTCTTTCTAGGCAATAA